GCGGACGACGTACGCGAACACCAGCAGGGGGAGCGTCTGGTAGAGCCACGGGAGGTACCCCGAACCGAAGTAGACCAAGGCGAGCGCCAACACGATTCCCGGCACGGCGAACCCGACGTACGTCGCCCGCTCGAACAGCGTCGCCAGCGGCGAGTCGTGGTTCGCGGCGAAGTACGCGACGGGGATCGCCGCCAGCGCGGCGGCGACCGCGGCGGCGGCGGCGACCGAGACGGAGTTGACCACCTGGATCGGCTCGAACGCCATCGAGGGGCGGCGTCCGGCCTCAGAGCGCACGAGCCACAACAGGAGGATCCAGAGCGGGACGACGAGCGCGACCCCGGCGACCGACGCGGGCAGGAGCGTCGCCGGCCAGCGCCACCGGCCGAGGCTCACGGGGCGGTCGGTGGTGCCCGCGTCGTCGCCCGGCGCGTCGCGGCTCGACCGGACCAGCCACTCCAACGCGAGCACAACGAGTACGACTCCGAGCAGCTGGAGTGAGAGCAGCGCGGCGTAGTCCCGGCCGAAGGCGTTGTACTCGACGTAGATCTGTCGGGTGAACACGGGCAGCCGCATGATCGACGGGGTGCCGAAGTCGGAGACCGCGTACAGCGCCGCCAGCAGCGATCCGGCGGCGATCGCCGGCCGGATCACGGGGAGCGTCACCCGCCGGAACGCCTCGAGCCGGCCGTGGTTCAGCGTCCGGGCGGCCTCGATCAGCGTCGTGTCGAACGAGAGGAGCGCCGCCCGGGTCGTCAGGTAGACGTACGGGTACGTGTACAGCGTGATGACGAGGACCGTGCCCGGAAGCCCGTATATCTCCGGGAATCGCTCGATCCCCAACGGCGCCAGCACGTCGTGGAACTCCCCCTGCGGGCCGAACGCGGAGACGAACGCGAACGCGCCGACGTAGCTCGGCACGACCAGCGGGAGCGCGGCGACGACCGACCAGAACCGACGGAACGGGAGGTCGGTGCGTGCGGTGAGGTACGCCAGCGGGACGCCCAACAGAACGGAGAAGGCCGTGACGCCGGCCATGAGGAGGAGGCTGTTACCCAGCACCTCGGCGGTCGCGGCGCTGAAGAGCAGCTCCGTCGCCCGCGCTCGCTCGACGGTGACTGCCTCGATCACCAGCCACGCGAGCGGGAACACCATCGTCGCGGCGATCGCCGCGGACAACAGGGTCAGCCCCGGCGGGAGGCGGTCGTCGCCGTCGGTCAGGAAATCGCGGATCCGGCGTGTCAGGCTCATGGTCCGGGAGGCGGGGTGCGTTATCGGAGAGACGTGGCACCGACCGTTAGCAGTTCCGATCCGGTCGTCGATCGGGTCCGACGGATATAATAGTTTAGGGAGGCCTAAATCGGATATGGAACTGACGCGTCGCGACGCGGCGGCCGCGCTGGCCGCCGTCGGCGCGACCGGCGGGGTCGCCCTCGCGGCCCGGCGGACGAGCGACGGTCCCGAAGCCGGGGGAGACGCGGCCGACGGCGGCGAGGGGGACGACGCGCTCCCCGACGAGGCCGCCGTCCGCGCGTCGATGACCGCGGTCGCGACGGTCCTCTATCCGAGCGAGGTCGACGGCGTCGAGGCGTTCGTCGGCCGCTTCCTCGACGGGCGCCTCGACGGGGCGGCCCACGCCGAGGGGGTCCGCACCGCGGTCGGCGAGCTCGACCAGGCGGCTCGGTCGTGGCACGGCGCGCCGATCACCGAGCTCACCGAGGGCGACCGCGACCGCCTCCTCCGGGAGGTCGGCGCCGACGTCGCGGAGGAGGACCCGGACGGGACGCTCGCGGAGCGGGTGCGCTACTACGTCGTCAACGAGCTGCTGCTCGCCCTGTACGCCTCGCCGACGGGCGGCGAGCTGGTCGGGCTGGAGAACCCGCAGGGACACCCCGGCGGGGCCGAGAGCTACCGGCGGGGGCCGCGATGAGCGCGGGGGGCGGGCGCGAGGCGGCCGCCGGACGCGAGGGCGTCGAACGCGACATCGACCGCTCCCCCGTCGCGAACGCCGACGTCTGCGTCGTCGGCGCCGGTCCCGCTGGCGCGCTCGTCGCCGACCGGCTGGCCGCCGACCGCGAGGTGGTCGTCCTCGACGCCGGCCCTCGATTCGACCCCGCGGACCGCCTCGCGCGCCAGGAGCGGGCGATCCGCCCGAGCTACGACCGACCCGACGTGTGGGACGTGGGCGGCGAGCGCGACGCCCACAGCAACGACGGCGAGCGGTTCTACCCGCTGAATCACGCCCGCGTCAAGGGGGTCGGCGGGTCGACGCTCCACTGGCAGGGGATGGTGATGCGGCTCCACGAGGACGACTTCAACTCCGGTACGACTCGGGGAATCGGCCCCGACTGGCCGATCGAGTACGCCGACCTGCGGCCGTACTACGCCGAGGCGGAACG
Above is a window of Halorubrum depositum DNA encoding:
- a CDS encoding ABC transporter permease yields the protein MSLTRRIRDFLTDGDDRLPPGLTLLSAAIAATMVFPLAWLVIEAVTVERARATELLFSAATAEVLGNSLLLMAGVTAFSVLLGVPLAYLTARTDLPFRRFWSVVAALPLVVPSYVGAFAFVSAFGPQGEFHDVLAPLGIERFPEIYGLPGTVLVITLYTYPYVYLTTRAALLSFDTTLIEAARTLNHGRLEAFRRVTLPVIRPAIAAGSLLAALYAVSDFGTPSIMRLPVFTRQIYVEYNAFGRDYAALLSLQLLGVVLVVLALEWLVRSSRDAPGDDAGTTDRPVSLGRWRWPATLLPASVAGVALVVPLWILLLWLVRSEAGRRPSMAFEPIQVVNSVSVAAAAAVAAALAAIPVAYFAANHDSPLATLFERATYVGFAVPGIVLALALVYFGSGYLPWLYQTLPLLVFAYVVRFLPQVVGSTRTAILGVDPKLVEAGRTLGESSMGAFRRVTFPLTRSGIVAGAALVFLTTMKELPVTLILRPSGFETIVTQIWRAQETALYQYAVVPTLILLVISGLSMVVILAQEGGREGL
- a CDS encoding gluconate 2-dehydrogenase subunit 3 family protein; its protein translation is MELTRRDAAAALAAVGATGGVALAARRTSDGPEAGGDAADGGEGDDALPDEAAVRASMTAVATVLYPSEVDGVEAFVGRFLDGRLDGAAHAEGVRTAVGELDQAARSWHGAPITELTEGDRDRLLREVGADVAEEDPDGTLAERVRYYVVNELLLALYASPTGGELVGLENPQGHPGGAESYRRGPR